DNA sequence from the Bufo bufo chromosome 3, aBufBuf1.1, whole genome shotgun sequence genome:
TGATTTACAGTGAAGAGGCTTATGAGCAAGAGCCTTGTGTCCAGAAAAGCCAGCCATAATATCGATCAGAGATCGGGGGTGGGAGATGTGTCTGGCTGGGGTCGGGAGGCCAGCACAATTCTTTACTGGGACTTGATGAAAAACTGAATCTAACATGAATGGGAGCTCTGGGCTCAGCAAGAAAAGGCAGagagacacatgaaaactgggatAAGACTCAACCAAGAATGAAATCAAAAGGCTCCagaactgtttttattttttttattatttttttgccgagGACTGAGACTTATTTCAAGGGCAACCACACACAGGTCATACCAGTTAGAAAAGAAGGGTTAGCACTAATCTTACCGTTTGAGGTTccccagaagtaaaaaaaaaaaaactgtaaaaagaaTGGACGCTCACCTGAGAGGCCAGCATGTGCTGAGAGAGGTGGAAAGGGAAGGGTGTTGCTGCGGCTCCTTGTACTGAAGACAGACTTGCATTGTCCAGGCCACCTGCCCCAGCCATAGACGCTAATAAATGTCCCATGCCCATGGCGGAGAAGGCTCCAGGAGCCATAGCAAATTGTCCTGGGTGGATGAACAAGGGTTGTCCAGCACTCAAGGGGTTAAAGAACTGCTGCCCATGAAAGCCAGAAAGAGCCAGGCTCTGCAGGTGACTAGCAGTGAGTTGTGGAGGGCTGTCAGTCTGTACCATGAGGGGGGAAAAAGTTTCTTTACTCAGCCCCCCGCACTCTGTCTCCACAGCCTTGGAGTCCACTTTTCTCCTGCTCTCCAGTTTGTCCTTCTCTAAACTTCGGACGCTGAAGAGGCTGCTCTCATTATCCTTTCGGCTTTCAGGAGACTCAGTCTTCTTTTCTACAGTGGGCTTCTCCCTGCTCCTCTCTTCTAATCGGGGGCTGCTGGGAGTAGAGGGGCTTCCCCCAGGGCTGCTGTGACCCCTGGCGATCCGGACTTCTCGCCTCTCCAGCTCCTGATCACTGTCTGATCCATACTTCTCATCTATAATGCAAAGGACATATGGCTCAGGACACATCTCTGATAACGGACAAATCATTCATTAGAGGATGAGGAATAAACAAGAAGAAAAGCAAATGAACTGAAAAATGTATCCATATGAAAGAAGGAAAGTTGTTTAgtctgttatttttttatttccatgcTCAGCTTTTGCTTTTGCTAAATTATAGGGTTTTCCAAATAATAATGGGAAATCAAACAGCAGGTGTAGAATgagagattttattattttatattttattttttgtctttttgctATAGTATTATGCAAGCTCAGATGAGAGCAAATGATAAATTCAGAAAGGGAGGAGGTGCTATTGTAGTATGGAATAATCTATAAAATATTCATTCAAAGTAAACACCATGATAATATATTAGCATAATGAAGTATATTAGGATGTCAAAGTACAATACATGCTGCCACCCCACTTGCAGATGATGTGCTCATATAGACAGGATTATAAACAATTGGGACAGAGGTCATTTCCATTTTGACTAAGTGTAAACAGTTGTAAAGACTGTCAAAATGATGAAATCCTCAAAAAGAGATTTACCCATTTTTATTCTAATCATTTAATGTTATATttatgcaggttttttttttaaatagaattgCGGAAACCTGATGATCAAAACTCCACTGAGGAGTAAAAAATATTTCTGGTATCCTCAATTCCCTCTTTTTCcataaactactattcttttcctTTTAGTGGTATGTAATTCCATGTTATATCCTTGCATCAATATTAATTATACAGACCTGTAAGAGTATAGAAAAGTAAGGAAATGGCCACATATGGTTAGTCACTGGTAAAAGTGAGTGGGTGGCAGAGAGGCAATGGGCTGGTGGGCATCAGGTACTgctagtgtgtgcgtgtaaataTATGTGAAGACCAGGGAGGCAGTATACCCCactgctatcatatatagagcagGTACAGGAAGGTAGTCATCCCCATGTCATCATTACCTCTATTAGTGCGGCTGAGTCTCAGGGGACTGGGCTCTGTACCCAGAGGAGAGTGCATGCTATCCCTGCCGGGGGCAGGATCACACGAGGAGGCGTCAGATTCGGCCCCATCCCTGTCTGCCTTGCACTGCTCCTCATACATCCGCAGGGAGGGCAGCGTTAGCTGTTTTCTTATTGAAAAGACAAAacatgggagaaaaaaaaattatgagcaTAATTACTTcaaccactatatatatatatatatatatatatatatatatatatatatatcctcactACTTACATAAAGTGACTGTCGCTATAattgtattatattttatatttatatttacctcTTTTCTCGTCTTCCATTACCCGTATCTCGAAATCCTTTAGCAAAGGGATTGTTGTCGATTTTAAGTTGTGTAATCTGTGGAGTGAAAGAAAAgctcataaaatatatatatttaaatgtttagatatttatataattatatgttttatatattatattatatactatTTCTTAATACCTACTATATTGCAAACTTGTATTTAACAGTAATGATTTCTTAATGCTCACTATACATGCGACACACATAATATATATTAAATACATTAGAGGTGGATAGATAttggataggtagatagatagatatatagatagctagataaatatatatatttatttatagatagataattacatagatagatagatagatagataatacataggtagatatatagatattacTCAGgtcgatagatagataattagatagatagatagatcataatACAATAGATAGGTATtatataggtagatagataattagatagatcataatacaataaatatatttatatatatattacataggtcgatagataaatagatagatagatcataatacaatagatagatagatattacataggtagatagatagctaTTACATAGGAAGATAGATAAATATTACATAGGTCGATAGATAGATCATAatacaatagatagatattacataggtagatagatattatataggtaggtagatagatagatattacataggtcgatagataatagatagatattacataggtagatagatatcacataggtagatagaaagatagatattacataggtagatagatagatagatagatagatagatagatagataatagatattacataggtcgatagatagataatagatagatattacataggtcgatagatagataatagatagatagatattacataggtcgatagatagataatagatagatagatagatattacataggtagatagatagatagataattatataggtagatagaaagatagatatcaCATAGgtcgatagatagataatagatagatattatataggtagatagaaagatagatattacataggtagatagatatacaTCCCTGGAGCACTGTAAGCTCCAGCATGGTTGCATTAATGAAATCAGCGTGGTTTAGCCGAGGTGTAGGGCTGAGAGGGTTAATCTGGAAGTAAAATTCCTAAAATGTGAGGGTAAAGTAAAGTTTGTGTGGCTGACCCCCTCAGTGCCCCACCTCCTCTGCAGCAGGTTCCTTTACACACAGCCTCCCTGGTTTAACACACCGCAGGCTTTATTAAAAATGATGCTGAGGTTTGCTTTGAATTATTAATAGAGTTTTAATGATAGCAAGTTATTTTTCAGAGCCCCCTGGAGGAAAGATGGCGACTAAACATTGCAGCGCTGGTTAAAAGCTATTCTTATCTCCCTCATAAGTCTGACTTATGGTGCAGGCGACATTAGGGCGATCAATTATTCAGGCTTTTGAAATATGTCCCCCTTAGATGCCATCTTTAAAAATGCATGGCCGAtcatctttatggtagatttgcgcCAACAAATTGATTTTGCTTCTTGTTGTTTCTTAGGCATTTCTACCAACATTATGTAGGCCTCGTGGAAGCAAAATAATCCAGATTCCATCGATTTAAGAGACGTTACATCCACCTGCATGGAAAGTCAGAAATGGCGCCCAATTGTATGTATTAATATAGCATCTAATATAGGAGTGGGAGAGCCACAGCCTTGCACCCCGcattacaggggttaaagggtccgAGCTTTTTAATAAGAAGCCCAGTCTGCACAGGGCCTATCAGCCTTGGCCAGCTTGTGGCTGGGCTGCAGCCTAAGTGTTCTTTAATCGATCGTGACTCTGTGCCATAAAGTTTACGATTGGAACAAGCCCACCAGGACCCTCTAACAGATCTGTCAATTAAGATCAGCAGCAAGGGGCTTAGCTGTGTCATGGGCTGTGGACATAGCCTGTGTATCCCTATGCACTGATCACATATTAGCCATAGGAACATAAACTAGAGCCAAACTAAACAAGTAAAGCTAATTACACAAACACTTGCTGCAACTAAAAAGAGGGCAAGGATTATGAGGTCTGAAATTACAGCAAAGCAACACACAAAGCGTGAAAGCCACATAAAACACGACCACAACCTATTCATTAGGCACATAATCCTCTTCCAACATACCATAAAATAATATGAAATGGATGAATTCACCATTCATAAAATGATGCTAGCCAAATACCACCCAGTCCAAAATAATGTACATTATATTATTCCatatacaaaaacaaaacaaaaacagaaatttACATATATAATCAGCTACAATTAGTTCGATACTTTCTGGTACACTTCAAAGGTGTAATACTAATAAAATATCCTCCTAGCTCTTACCTTATCATTCTGATAAGCGGTCACTGCTATGAAGTCAGTTTCTGGGAACACATAAGTCCTGAAAGTGCTATAGGGGAGCTTCAAAATATCATTAGCTCTCACGATATGAAACCTGGGCTGGTATTTATGCATGGAGTTTAGGATGGTCTGAAGAGGGAAAAGATATAGAAATAATATATGAGTACATTGATCACAAAAATAAACCCCAAATATTATGTGATAATACAATATTTTATAAAACTAGTATCATTTCAAAAtgttcaataataataatattcgtgAGCACAAATGCTTTACTATGTAGAAGCTATAGTATATGATACATTTCATAAAGAGGACTAATAAAGGCTCCTGTTCTGGTGAAGATTAAAAGGACTGGGTGGATAAATATGCTCAAAGTGTCATAAAACGAATCGATCTGATTAATATTCTAGCCACTGTAATATAGAGGAAAAAACGTATTTCCTCTCCAGGCGCTGAAATCTCCAGAGCAGAAATCCAGGCTGCTGGCTGGCACACTCAGGGCACAGATGGGCATTGATTGGTAAGCGTCCAGTTTAATGCACTGCAGTTGGAAGACCCATGAAAAGAAATATTAATCTTAGCATGGAGGGAGTATTGTCTCGGCTAGCAGAGGGTTAAGCCTTGTGTGCTTGTACACAGGGTATGCCTGGGCTTCCATTAGAACATGTAGCAGCAGCAGTTATGACATGTCTGGAATTAGGCTGCATTCACCTTGAAGCACGACCAGTTTGGTAAGGGTTTAAAGTTTACTAATCCACACTGATGCCATTCACTGATGCTTGGATTTCAGGCAAAATCTAGTAACAGTGTCATTAGGGAAATGTATACAGGACTTTACAAGTGATGGATGTGTCTGAAACTGATAGCCTGCAAATGTGCAAAAGGGATCGGCTCAGAGCAAGATAATATATTTGGGTTTAGGTTGGAAAAATATTAGTAAGGGGGTTGGTATTTTCTTACATTTAATGCTGCCACTAGGCAAGGAATACAAGGTAGTCAAGACGCAGAAAGCAATGGGTTCACTTTTTACAATACATAGGACAGGGGGGCTTCTCACAATAAGGAGATAACCAACTGAGCTGGGGCACAAAGAGAAGGTGGCACCTGAAGACACAGCAGGAATGCCAGAGACATACTTTGGTGTGGCTGCACAGTAATATGTGACTTCCACAAGAAAGCTACACATATGGTGTTGTGATGCTATGTGCTTGTCCAATTGTCTGTCTCTTAAAATGACGGTATGCTTATTAATTATCAGATAAAAACAAGTCACTGGTGCATAGGTACTCCCCTATAGGCGCATGGGTACTCCCCTGTAGGCGCACAGGTACTATCATATAGGCGCACAGGTACTCTCCTATAGGCGCCCTATAGGCGCACAGGTACTCTCCCTCCACTGACATTCAAGAAATGTCTAGGAATAGGCACAGATATAGCCCCATGGTCAGTGGAAGAAGCTTAGGTGTTTCTACCACTTGGTAGATAGTAAGGTTAGTTGATACCATGTGGTATATTTGATATTCAAAGCACAGGACTTGCTGGTGGAGGGTCTATGTACTTGCTATAGTTGCACCTGTAGCAGTGCTGCTTCCTACACTACTGTGACTCGGGTACATAGGGCCTGCCACCCTGGTGTATCTGCCCCTGCCACCCAGTAGTTCACCCATTGTGCTGCGCCCCATTCACAGATCCATGTCCCTGGCTTCATTTCTGCAGCTTTATCTAATCCTACACATTTTACAGATTTCAATGCAATTTATCTAGTGAATTGTCTCTATAGAAAAATGACCTGGGAGGCTTTCATTACATCACATGCATAAATTGGTAGTTTATTATAATAGCCACAATTACAaaatactactaataataataattataatatatatacatatacagagaTATCATCCAGAAACAAAACTACATTATAATTTATAGAAATAATTTCTATTCCCCCTGACATTAATAAATAGCCATTTCAAATAATTAggaatgtttaaaaaaatgcgAATCGAAAATAAGTGGAACAGACAACACTGACTGTATTCATTGCAATATCATGGAACGTATTTCTTCTATTGCaacattgttattgtccatattcttCTGAATACGGAACATTACCAGACCAATGTGACACTCAAGATCCCGCAGTATCTAATCTATTATCTATTAATCATCTTTCTATCCATCTGAGAAAAATAGATGTCAACTTCTACATGTATGAAAAACAATAGTTCCATGGTTTGTTGTTTCTatataattacaaaaaatatatatctattaCCCTAATGACACAATATTTAATCTAGAAGCTAAAGAAAAGATGAAGATGCAATTCTACTAATAGATATAGGAATCTCCCTGTAGTACTGGCACCCTCAGTATAGTATATTTGGGTGTTTCAGTCTATATGACACCCACTGCCCAGCTCTACTGTATGGTTACTGGAAGACTACCACCTGTTTGGCAGAATTGACCCTATAATAATACAATTACGTGCTGTAGCATTATTATAAAATAGACATACATCTgtactcacaaagccatgcttatCAGAGATATTGTTTGTGAGCTTGAGCTTGTGAAAGGCAACAGGTTTGGCCATCCATTGCTCCCCGGTGGCTGGGCTGTCGGGGTGGATGTACATGCGCTTGGGCATCTCAGGGTCAGCCTTTCCAGCCACCATCCAACGAGAGTTATGGAACTTATAGCGACAGTCATCCGCCGCCACTATATCCATTAACAGAATGTACTTGGCCTTCTTGTCCAGACCACTGACCCGCACTTTAAATGGGGGGAACATCCTCCTGAAACAAGCAACAAGAGCTTTCATTAGAAGTAGTCCTatcgcattatatatatatatatatatatatatatatatatatatatatacatatataatctcAAGTGTTTATTTACAGCCATATCATCCTCTTTACTTCTTGTACTCACATTTTGGGCCTGAAACCTCGAACACAGCACAGCGGTGAGATACAATCACGCTTTCAGCTATTTATTATATACAGTTTCAGCCCATAATATATTtctgtctaatatatatatatatatatatatatatatatatatatatatacatatatatatactctaaACCAACACTGAATAGTACAAGTTTTTGGCATACTTAATATACAGCATAAAATCAATGCCAAGCAGATGGACTGACTGTGTGTCCCTTTCTGTAATAGTACAGAATACGTGAATCATTATTTTTGGCTGAGGCCTTTCATACCATGCATTCTGCAAACTTCAATTCCATATCTCCCCCAAAAAATAGTGATGCAAACATGGGGCTGGTATACAACAGATGATCAGATAAGAGTGTGAGAGATATCTAATAAACTGCGAGGAAGAGAATTCTCCCTCTGATGGACATTTCTAAGGACACCAGCAGTATAGCAGACACATTGGTTATGATGATCTGACCTTCCAGACTTGGTGATGACCATTTCAGTGCCCAGTTTATGGAACTGGTCCCACAGCTCCTTGGCTTCCAGGTTGACTTTGGGGtcgtcctccacctcctcctctggtTCCAGGCTCTTAAGTGAGCGCAGATGAGCCGCTTGGTGGTGGTGTCCCAGGGCCGAGACGTGCAGCCCAGCTTCAGCGGCTCCAGCCAGGCTGGGGTCAGTGAGGGGCTTTCCCAGGGTGGTCGGGGGCAGAGCCAGAGTCGGGAAGAAGGAAGGCTGTGTGGCCGCAAGGAAAGCTGACATAGGGAAATCGGCTGGTCTAGGAGCGTGGAAAGGGTGGTAAGCCATGGCAGTCCCCGGGAAGGCTGGATCTCTCATCGGTGCATTCAAGTATCCAGGAGAGAACAATAAGCTTCAGTCTAGGAGGCTTCCAGCAGCCGGCTCTCAGTACAGGGAAATAGTCCTGGTCACTCCCAGTACTGATAATCACTAGTGGTGGAACCCGAAGCCCTCGTCCCCAGGAGCAGCGCTGTAGAACTGGTGATGTCCTCTCCCTCTGGTGTCTGTCTTAGTGGGACGTGTAGGAAAGTTGTGGGGCAGAAGTGTGACGAGGGCCAGTCATAGTGCAGCACGATCCTGTGAGATCTTGTCGTGATCTGGGGAAAACTGTGACTATCTCACATGTCCTTCCTGCTCTGATCCCCTCACTAATGAGCCAAGCCCCCTTGATTGCTGATTTTACGCTTTCTCCACCAATTGTGGATCTCCATAGGCGGGGTTTTCACAGCTCAGGCCAAAATCTggaggagagagggagggggggcactgaAGAGGAAGGTGTCGGAAGCATCAGCAGTAAGAAAACATGTCAACAGGATAAAATATTAACCAATGACAGCAGGAAAAGAACCGCTGCTGCCCACCCCCTGCCTGCAGGAGCCCGGCAGCCCTCACAACCCGGCTCAGACATGGTGCCGGCCGGTAGGGTCAGCTCCTAGGAAGGGGGTGGCTGCAAAGTGCCCCAAGTGGGAACCACACCGCAGAAGTCACTAAAGCACTCACACTCGGAGATTTCTATGTGTGtgttcacacacatgtacagttatGCAGATAGTCACACAAGTTTACTTAAAACaatgtgtagatagatagatatgagagagatagatagatatgcgatagatagatatgagagagatagatagatatgcgatagatagatatggatattagatagatattagatagacagatagatagctgTGGCTAGATAACGTTGCTAGACATAAGCTGAGGGCAGGACAGTAGTCTCTCCCCGTCCATGCAGCAGAGCAGAGGACTATACTGTAGAAGCAGGATACATGGAGACCGGCTAGAGGTGGGGCCCACCGATCACTAAACTACAAGGCTTGCTGTAGGAGAAGTCCGCTGACTGGCACACAGTGGAGGGACTGGCTGGTACCAGGATTGTTCCAGCTTGTGTGTGGGTGCAGCACTCCCGCTGTGTATAAGGGGGAACAGACCACAAGAGGACTGTGTGTGCGCTCCAGGGCATCGCCGCTTTAAATGCAAGCCCCGAGGTCATTTACACAGTTCAAAAAGGAAAGAAGCTTTCTTCACATGGGAAGCAGCCTCTAGTATATGGATTTCAAGAATAATAACACGAAATTTAGGTGAGTGACATGACATCTCcgataggtatatatatatatatatatatatatatatatatatatatatatatatataacattgttgttgttattaattattattattattacacatacatgtacatgtaGACATGTAGTATTGCAAGCAGCGAGTGACCGGGCCAGTCAGGGCACACACGTCTGGACAGTGTCTCTGTTCCAGATGAGGGTGAAAAGGACACAGCATACAGCTAGCCTGTGTGATCTGGTCCTTCCCTGAGTCCTGGAAGAGTTGGTACAAGTTCACAGCACAGAGCTGTTGTCTGGAAGAAGCAGTGACACACTTGTGAGGAAATCATTACAATGGAGGCATTGTGTAGGACGCAGCAATCTGTCCTTCTGTCCAAGGACCACcactatatagaatatatatgtgtgtgtgtgtgtgtatatatatatatatatatatctttttttcaaAGCTACATGTAATTTTTATAGTTTTATTTTGTTCTTGCTACCAGACGACTTTTTGCCATTTCTTACAGTCATCAGGTCTAATAGGCAATGGTGATGTGTCTCTTTAAGATGTTCATTTCTAGATCTGTTCTGATTAACTGGGGCTCAGTTTGTTAAAGAGCCGCTTGGCGCCAGTCTGCTGACGTCTTACAA
Encoded proteins:
- the TBX2 gene encoding T-box transcription factor TBX2 isoform X2, which translates into the protein MRDPAFPGTAMAYHPFHAPRPADFPMSAFLAATQPSFFPTLALPPTTLGKPLTDPSLAGAAEAGLHVSALGHHHQAAHLRSLKSLEPEEEVEDDPKVNLEAKELWDQFHKLGTEMVITKSGRRMFPPFKVRVSGLDKKAKYILLMDIVAADDCRYKFHNSRWMVAGKADPEMPKRMYIHPDSPATGEQWMAKPVAFHKLKLTNNISDKHGFTILNSMHKYQPRFHIVRANDILKLPYSTFRTYVFPETDFIAVTAYQNDKITQLKIDNNPFAKGFRDTGNGRREKRKQLTLPSLRMYEEQCKADRDGAESDASSCDPAPGRDSMHSPLGTEPSPLRLSRTNRDEKYGSDSDQELERREVRIARGHSSPGGSPSTPSSPRLEERSREKPTVEKKTESPESRKDNESSLFSVRSLEKDKLESRRKVDSKAVETECGGLSKETFSPLMVQTDSPPQLTASHLQSLALSGFHGQQFFNPLSAGQPLFIHPGQFAMAPGAFSAMGMGHLLASMAGAGGLDNASLSSVQGAAATPFPFHLSQHMLASQGIPMPTFGGLFPYPYTYMAAAAAAASAMPATSAAATTMPRNPFLSSTRPRLRFSPYQMPVGIPPSTNLLTTGLPASLNPGSESSKPGSSRESSPIPDTPVHKRTHSSPLSPKSSMKDSMNELQNIQRLVSGLESQREVSPGRETPK
- the TBX2 gene encoding T-box transcription factor TBX2 isoform X1, which encodes MRDPAFPGTAMAYHPFHAPRPADFPMSAFLAATQPSFFPTLALPPTTLGKPLTDPSLAGAAEAGLHVSALGHHHQAAHLRSLKSLEPEEEVEDDPKVNLEAKELWDQFHKLGTEMVITKSGRRMFPPFKVRVSGLDKKAKYILLMDIVAADDCRYKFHNSRWMVAGKADPEMPKRMYIHPDSPATGEQWMAKPVAFHKLKLTNNISDKHGFVSTDTILNSMHKYQPRFHIVRANDILKLPYSTFRTYVFPETDFIAVTAYQNDKITQLKIDNNPFAKGFRDTGNGRREKRKQLTLPSLRMYEEQCKADRDGAESDASSCDPAPGRDSMHSPLGTEPSPLRLSRTNRDEKYGSDSDQELERREVRIARGHSSPGGSPSTPSSPRLEERSREKPTVEKKTESPESRKDNESSLFSVRSLEKDKLESRRKVDSKAVETECGGLSKETFSPLMVQTDSPPQLTASHLQSLALSGFHGQQFFNPLSAGQPLFIHPGQFAMAPGAFSAMGMGHLLASMAGAGGLDNASLSSVQGAAATPFPFHLSQHMLASQGIPMPTFGGLFPYPYTYMAAAAAAASAMPATSAAATTMPRNPFLSSTRPRLRFSPYQMPVGIPPSTNLLTTGLPASLNPGSESSKPGSSRESSPIPDTPVHKRTHSSPLSPKSSMKDSMNELQNIQRLVSGLESQREVSPGRETPK